A part of Acropora palmata chromosome 8, jaAcrPala1.3, whole genome shotgun sequence genomic DNA contains:
- the LOC141889882 gene encoding polycystin-1-like protein 2 isoform X1, which produces MRFLFWAVILSLAITDRRESQFARASTSSEKLTANCRKSLGMTSGDIRDEQITVSSAYGNDFATYGSHRARLNLTSWPPGHRAYPNEGGRWIKIDLEKEMIITAIATQGYGDVGIEEWIKKYVFMYSNGGDYSYFKDLNGELKTFTGNRDANSIQRNEVPLPAVATSVMIMEMVSHNNFALRMELYGCAPGYYFVVWLLLSEFSCKITYLDSESLEYQVMADDVTYETTYALGNTPGFLSASLERFSAERQETETKLSAELKISCIEASVHDITAELTNYIKNSGGLFDPNYIKLQYSLDYRCQPPDVHIHLNKSHTYATRITRADLFVVIGEVRSRCNTSTSILLRWESNEIEELNGLFMMSDHLEITSQNLTIKPRLWKVGLYFIRLIAEMRKEEGAVNYDYGFLRVVLPDLVAKVRGAKKAVKGTGNIVLDGTDCYDPDNPSAKDQGMVFTWLCRRESEEFSNMETLPIESSLGRPKVLGGCFGYGVGKMNTTESIIEIDINRMPSKSTFVFKLIVEKENRTAVAFHNLTVESSIDFSIRCKINCGDKVTANKKMVIESTCKGLSCKSGQRYNWTLYMRDPMADNETWLPVIDLKEKTFTELDSPNIVIKGKLDEWDNALQDDSDYKLVATLYLDDDSVEESEITFKTNSAPDFGNCFVTPESGYAVTTEFTISCQGWSDEDLPLCYEFRYHTNTGEFVIQKGSSAKTTTRLPVGNPFFEYAIGLEVLITDGLGAAETELLFAKVDALPTEEISGTLMDITGGEKSPLGNLLRSGDVSKAAQMAYAVLSLVDKSDGDKKTIDAVRNVLRSKYNVTKDKARNLKDSIINQMASVKVSSLEQVSQMAAVVALATEQGDEISPNSQENAVHLLEGTADFVSAQMISGTADPEVLQSVGASLLHGISNVISAASTEAKVGDEEKGSLGKDDEQKAESQEENDKGKSKQMAQKTLHLMDKVGSSLLKTKTVGEEPSVFKTKSLAMMLDRQLPSKIGGKKLGNGEGNGGVTLPSTDTLFEEETDGLSSVDSQMLAFTDNPYTWDASSKGIKTSVIDFSLKAANGSSLEVSGLSKPVELFIPQKKETKGQGNATTPIFFAKPSDGSKNMRYHQAVIPSHSALVFFEVKPELGKSLEVYVNYKTRPTVKQHVFRAITPNINDCNQTESVLNCSAAAYVIVLSSAVTGHIGLHYVGIRYPGPKNDKPTSLEEMRQDKGRIRRGCDSHGGRQKRSCIGVKDPPTTPAPTPKIIIPRYNKSTDVNYTTSAAVANCLYWSERKQAWTDDGCKVGPKTVPGSLHCLCTHLSAFGGDFFVAPNPIDFDKVWAEFGNLAESGNFVVLATVCSIFGLYAFGLVFARRADKKDEQKVVANVYLSDNTQEGYDYEISVQTGMWRGYGTTANIGLIVYGEHGVTPTLPLSYPELNKIFFARGSINNFTLSVPESLGNLVKIKIWHDNSGKSPSWFFSQVQIVDVKTGEKWHFLGNRWLAVEKGSGQIELEIKAADKREISGFKNLFYSRTARSLGDGHLWLSVFTRAPHNTFTRCQRLTCCLSILFATLITNAMFYQFDKAPTDSFQLGPMKLSWTQIKIGIQSSVIAIPVNVLVVTIFKNIKYPLPEEPRVANQKVPGCLPHFFVYVGWVICILASLASALFTVFYSMMWGAETSNQWLTSIMVSFFQDVIITQPIKVVVIASLLSLLIKKPPEQESVLGSSVSRSGGTGDSQIAPPVGEALRKAREFQSKVLEMFRTIIEMTFFFTFVAFLMVVCYGNRKSTRFALTSELENLFSGFEKVNSPPKFWKWTRKILVPGLYNVRWYNGDPFEYEEGFISNRESFMVGMPRLRQSRIRPEKRCAMEVQHPELAHQFQRCLSGFTDEVAYSAPYNQPGWITLDNSSQLISFFELQNLCPKPWRYRTAENLSTLSVLGLQSSYDGGGFVADLGYNARSALNVLDDLERNNWINDLTAAVFVEFTVHQPATALFSVIKYLFERLPTGGYNAVAKITTLTLYASPDPTFKSFYQLCQLLLMLIILFFFFAEIGKLYRQKCAYFTQFWNWVELFQIFGTIAAIVMFFFKEMYTSMFVERVQANPFETSSTDYIVLWSDFEIYLLAFVIFTVTMKFLRLIRFNRHICQMIATIQKSINHLVSFFFVFVGIILAYTQLGVLIFGANVPAYSSFFQAMRAVCQMILGGATHFHELRDTSRFVGPLFVFCYMLSMSMIMLNMFLAILNDSYEEVKDIEGDSFADAELGEFMKSYIITKASYLGKDFVGFFTKMLNLTRFRGKPRTYDSNSYVKVPTRLTDVLASHEAVDIIEICDETPPLAMMASMEDLTDREDDEVTASLEDIRSSLSNISAELRCSITVVDDIQPRSFEKGFNDLNKDLQCSCEETVLDPGSYGYNRYSYFRSIWERSSNLNTRLHSGTRITDAHPLLSNKSTDHLNVINIAISSSQNDNYTYFPTIWERRRDLDDRFRKRKSKVEPLLGNSTPGHLEVDIVGGRNEKAAFERILLQKESTPDLMSTSTINSSLVDDLPESLV; this is translated from the exons ATGAGATTTTTATTTTGGGCAGTAATTTTGAGCCTTGCTATCACGGATCGGAGGGAGAGTCAGTTTGCTCGGGCGTCTACCTCATCAGAAAAATTAACAG CTAATTGTCGTAAATCCCTTGGAATGACAAGTGGTGATATCCGCGACGAGCAGATTACAGTCTCTTCGGCGTACGGCAACGATTTTGCAACGTACGGATCTCATCGTGCACGTTTAAACTTAACGAGTTGGCCACCGGGCCACAGAGCTTATCCCAATGAAGGCGGAAGATGGATCAAAATAGATTTGGAGAAGGAAATGATAATAACCGCTATTGCTACTCAGGGATATGGGGACGTTGGCATTGAAGAATGGATCAAGAAGTATGTTTTCATGTATTCCAACGGCGGGGATTATTCCTATTTCAAAGATCTAAACGGAGAACTTAAG ACCTTTACTGGAAACAGAGATGCAAACTCGATTCAGCGAAACGAAGTTCCTCTGCCAGCGGTAGCGACGTCAGTTATGATCATGGAAATGGTCAGCCATAACAACTTTGCTTTGAGGATGGAGCTGTATGGCTGTGCACCAG GTTATTATTTTGTGGTTTGGCTTCTGTTGTCAGAATTTAGTTGCAAAATAACCTATCTGGATAGCGAGAGCTTAGAGTACCAGGTCATGGCTGATGATGTCACTTACGAG aCAACATATGCTCTTGGTAATACGCCTGGATTCTTATCTGCCAGTCTTGAGCGATTCAG TGCGGAAAGACAAGAAACAGAAACCAAATTGTCTGCTGAACTAAAGATTTCTTGCATCGAAGCAAGTGTTCATGACATCACTGCCGAGCTCACAAATTATATCAAAAACAGCGGGGGCTTGTTTGACCCAAATTACATCAAACTTCAATATTCTT TGGActatcgttgtcaacctcctGATGTTCACATTCATCTCAATAAAAGCCACACTTACGCCACAAGGATAACAAGAGCGGATCTCTTTGTGGTGATTGGAGAAGTCAGAAGTCGCTGTAACACTTCAACTTCAATATTGCTCAGGTGGGAAAGCAATGAGATTGAAGAACTAAACGGATTATTTATGATGAGCGATCACTTAGAAATTACCTCTCAGAATCTTACGATTAAGCCAAGACTGTGGAAAGTTGGATTGTACTTTATACGATTGATCGCAGAAATGAGAAAGGAAGAAGGAGCCGTCAATTACGACTACGGCTTTCTTCGGGTTGTTTTACCGGATCTTGTTGCGAAAGTACGAGGTGCAAAAAAGGCGGTGAAGGGAACAGGGAACATTGTATTGGATGGTACAGACTGTTACGACCCTGATAACCCTTCTGCCAAGGACCAAGGGATGGTGTTTACATGGCTGTGCCGAAGAGAGAGCGAAGAATTCTCGAACATGGAGACGCTTCCGATCGAGAGTTCACTCGGAAGGCCAAAGGTTCTAGGAGGCTGTTTTGGATATGGCGTAGGAAAGATGAACACAACTGAGTCTATCATTGAAATTGATATAAACAGGATGCCTTCCAAGAGTACCTTTGTTTTTAAGCTGATTGTTGAGAAGGAAAACAGAACTGCTGTTGCTTTTCATAATTTGACTGTGGAATCATCTATTGATTTTTCTATAAG GTGCAAAATCAACTGCGGCGATAAAGTAAcagccaataaaaaaatggttatAGAGTCTACCTGCAAGGGTCTGTCATGTAAATCAGGTCAGCGGTATAACTGGACTCTCTACATGCGCGACCCGATGGCTGATAATGAAACATGGCTTCCAGTGATCGACTTGAAAGAGAAAACGTTTACTGAGCTGGATAGTCCAAACATTGTGATAAAAG GCAAACTGGACGAATGGGATAACGCGTTACAAGATGACTCAGATTACAAGCTGGTTGCCACACTTTACCTGGATGATGACTCTGTAGAAGAGAGTGAGATAACATTTAAGACCAACTCGGCACCTGATTTTGGTAACTGCTTTGTGACACCTGAGTCGGGTTATGCCGTCACCACAGAGTTCACGATTTCCTGTCAGGGCTGGAGTGATGAAGATCTTCCACTCTGCTACGAGTTTAG gTATCATACAAACACGGGAGAATTTGTGATCCAAAAGGGAAGTTCAGCAAAGACCACGACTAGGCTTCCCGTCGGGAATCCTTTTTTCGAATACGCAATAGGATTAGAGGTTCTCATCACTGATGGACTCGGTGCTGCTGAAACTGAATTACTATTTGCTAAG GTTGACGCGTTGCCTACAGAAGAGATCAGTGGAACACTGATGGATATAACTGGTGGAGAAAAAAGCCCATTAGGTAATCTTCTCCGTTCAGGTGATGTCAGCAAGGCAGCTCAAATGGCTTATGCTGTGCTGTCATTGGTGGATAAGAGTGACGGCGACAAGAAAACG ATTGATGCAGTAAGAAACGTTTTACGCTCGAAGTATAACGTTACCAAGGACAAGGCTCGTAAC TTGAAAGATTCCATCATAAACCAGATGGCCAGTGTCAAAGTGTCGAGTCTTGAACAAGTCAGTCAGATGGCAGCAGTTGTTGCCTTAGCAACCGAACAGGGGGACGAAATATCGCCAAATTCACAG GAAAACGCGGTTCATTTGCTAGAAGGCACAGCTGATTTTGTTTCAGCGCAAATGATCTCTGGTACCGCTGATCCGGAGGTTTTACAAAGCGTTGGTGCCAGTCTTCTTCACGGCATCTCCAATGTCATCTCAGCAGCTTCGACTGAAGCTAAAGTTGGAGACGAAGAGAAGGGATCACTTGGTAAGGATGACGAACAGAAAGCGGAAAGCCAGgaagaaaatgacaaaggCAAA AGTAAACAAATGGCTCAGAAGACCTTGCATTTAATGGACAAAGTAGGATCCAgccttttgaaaacaaaaactgtgGGTGAAGAACCAAGTGTGTTTAAAACCAAATCTCTTGCTATGATGTTGGATAGACAGTTGCCCTCAAAAATTGGTGGCAAAAAACTGGGAAATGGAGAGGGCAACGGCGGAGTTACACTGCCTTCAACTGATACTCTCTTTGAAGAAGAAACTGATGGCCTCTCATCGGTTGATTCACAG ATGCTAGCATTTACTGACAATCCTTATACTTGGGATGCAAGCTCCAAAGGTATCAAGACTTCAGTAATCGACTTTTCTCTCAAGGCTGCAAATGGAAGTTCGCTTGAAGTTTCAGGACTTTCAAAGCCAGTAGAATTGTTTATAcctcaaaagaaagaaaccaaGGGCCAGGGAAATGCAACAACGCCGatattttttgcaaaaccaAGCGATGGATCTAAAAACATGAG GTATCATCAAGCAGTTATACCCTCACATAGCGCGTTGGTATTCTTTGAAGTCAAACCTGAACTGGGGAAGTCGTTGGAAGTTTACGTGAACTACAAAACACGCCCCACGGTGAAGCAGCACGTCTTTAGAGCTATCACGCCCAACATCAATGATTGCAACCAAACTGAATCCGTTTTAAACTGTAGTGCGGCAGCATATGTAATTGTTTTAAGCAGCGCTGTTACTGGTCACATCGGGTTGCATTATGTTGGTATAAGGTATCCTGGACCTAAAAATGATAAACCAACTTCTTTGGAAGAAATGCGACAAGACAAGGGACGCATAAGAAGAGGCTGCGATAGTCATGGAGGTAGACAGAAGAGGTCTTGTATTGGTGTCAAAGATCCTCCAACTACACCTGCACCAACACCCAAGATCATTATTCCTCGGTACAACAAGAGTACTGACGTAAACTACACCACGTCGGCAGCCGTAGCGAACTGCTTGTATTGGTCTGAACGGAAGCAAGCTTGGACTGACGATGGCTGCAAG GTTGGGCCAAAGACAGTACCCGGCAGCCTTCATTGTCTCTGCACTCATCTGTCCGCATTTGGGGGTGATTTTTTCGTAGCACCAAACCCAATTGATTTTGACAAGGTGTGGGCAGAGTTTGGCAACCTGGCTGAGTCTGGAAACTTTGTAGTTCTAGCAACTGTTTGCTCAATATTTGGACTCTATGCCTTTGGATTAGTATTTGCCAGACGGGCGGACAAGAAGGATGAACAGAAG GTCGTGGCCAATGTGTACCTGTCCGACAACACACAAGAAGGCTACGATTACGAAATTTCAGTTCAGACTGGAATGTGGAGAGGTTATGGAACAACTGCAAATATAGGCTTGATCGTCTACGGCGAACATGGCGTAACTCCTACTCTTCCGCTCTCGTATCCAGaattgaataaaatattttttgctcGTGGAAGTATCAATAACTTTACATTATCTGTGCCTGAATCGCTTGGGAACttggtaaaaattaaaatttggcaCGATAACAGTGGAAAGAGTCCATCttggtttttttcacaggTGCAGATTGTAGATGTGAAAACGGgagaaaaatggcattttCTTGGCAACCGTTGGCTGGCTGTGGAAAAAGGAAGTGGACAGATAGAGTTGGAGATAAAAGCTGCAGATAAAAGGGAGATTTCGGGATTTAAAAACTTATTTTACTCTCGTACAGCAAGGAGTCTAGGTGATGGGCATTTGTGGCTTTCTGTCTTCACCAGGGCTCCTCATAACACGTTTACCCGTTGTCAACGTCTAACCTGCTGTCTGTCAATTTTGTTTGCCACTCTGATAACGAACGCCATGTTTTATCAGTTTGACAAAGCACCAACAGATTCATTTCAATTAGGACCAATGAAGTTAAGCTGGACGCAAATCAAAATTGGAATCCAAAGCAGCGTTATCGCTATTCCGGTGAATGTCTTAGTGGTGACAATCTTTAAGAACATCAAATATCCTCTTCCAGAGGAGCCTCGAGTAGCGAACCAGAAGGTGCCTGGATGTCTTCCACATTTTTTCGTGTACGTAGGCTGGGTAATATGTATTCTGGCCTCGTTAGCATCTGCCCTTTTCACTGTGTTTTACAGTATGATGTGGGGAGCAGAAACATCAAACCAGTGGCTAACCTCAATCATGGTCTCATTCTTCCAAGATGTTATAATCACGCAGCCTATTAAAGTTGTCGTGATTGCTTCACTGTTGTCACTGCTCATTAAGAAGCCACCAGAGCAGGAATCAGTGTTGGGGTCATCTGTATCGAGAAGTGGTGGAACTGGAGACAGCCAAATAGCACCACCTGTAGGAGAGGCACTCAGGAAAGCGCGAGAGTTTCAAAGCAAGGTGCTTGAAATGTTCAGGACTATTATCGAGATGACGTTCTTTTTCACCTTCGTTGCTTTCCTCATGGTAGTTTGTTATGGAAATAGAAAGTCCACCAGGTTCGCATTGACGTCAGAGCTGGAAAATTTGTTCTCTGGATTTGAAAAG GTTAATAGTCCGCCCAAGTTCTGGAAATGGACCAGAAAAATTTTAGTTCCAGGTCTATATAATGTCCGCTGGTACAACGGCGATCCTTTTGAATACGAGGAGGGTTTCATTAGCAACAGagaatctttcatggtgggaATGCCTCGGTTGCGACAGTCTCGCATCAGACCAG aGAAAAGATGTGCGATGGAAGTTCAACACCCAGAACTTGCACATCAGTTTCAGCGTTGTTTGTCAGGTTTTACCGACGAGGTTGCTTACTCAGCTCCATATAACCAGCCAGGTTGGATCACCTTGGATAATTCCAGCCAGCTTATCTCTTTTTTTGAGCTGCAGAATTTATGTCCCAAACCGTGGCGTTACCGAACAGCGGAAAATTTGAGCACGCTATCCGTGCTGGGCTTGCAAAGTTCTTATGATGGTGGTGGTTTCGTTGCTGACCTTGGCTACAACGCACGGTCTGCTCTAAACGTGTTGGACGACCTTGAGAGAAACAATTGGATAAATGACCTCACTGCAGCAGTATTCGTCGAGTTTACCGTTCATCAACCAGCAACTGCCTTGTTTAGCGTTATAAAGTACCTCTTTGAGCGATTGCCAACAGGTGGCTACAATGCGGTGGCCAAAATTACGACCCTGACGTTGTACGCATCACCTGATCCTACATTCAAGTCATTTTATCAACTCTGTCAGCTACTTCTTATgctcattattttgtttttcttttttgctgaaATCGGGAAGCTTTATCGTCAGAAATGCGCTTATTTTACTCAGTTTTGGAATTGGGTGGaactttttcaaatatttggcACTATTGCAGCGATTGTAATGTTCTTCTTCAAGGAAATGTACACCAGCATGTTTGTAGAGCGGGTGCAAGCGAATCCATTTGAAACATCCAGCACTGATTACATTGTCTTGTGGTCCGACTTCGAAATTTACCTTTTAGCGTTTGTTATTTTTACCGTAACAATGAAATTTCTCAGATTAATCCGGTTCAATCGTCACATTTGCCAAATGATCGCTACCATTCAGAAATCCATCAATCATCtcgtttcattttttttcgtctttgTGGGGATTATTCTGGCCTACACTCAGCTGGGTGTTCTTATATTTGGTGCAAATGTACCAGcttattcttcatttttccAAGCTATGCGCGCTGTGTGTCAGATGATCTTGGGAGGTGCAACTCATTTCCATGAGCTGCGAGACACAAGTAGATTTGTCGGGCctctctttgttttctgttatATGCTGAGCATGTCAATGATCATGTTAAACATGTTCCTTGCAATTCTAAATGACTCTTATGAAGAGGTGAAAGATATTGAAGGCGACAGCTTTGCTGACGCAGAACTCGGCGAATTTATGAAAAGCTACATAATAACAAAAGCTAGTTATCTTGGAAAGGACTTTGTTGGTTTCTTTACTAAGATGCTAAATCTGACAAGATTCAGAGGAAAGCCGAGAACTTACGATAGTAACTCATATGTGAAAGTCCCAACTCGTTTAACGGACGTTCTTGCTTCACACGAGGCTGTCGATATCATTGAGATTTGTGACGAAACACCGCCGCTAGCTATGATGGCTTCGATGGAGGACTTAACTGACCGCGAAGATGATGAGGTCACCGCTAGTTTGGAAGATATAAGGAGCAGTTTGTCCAACATAAGTGCAGAACTACGTTGCTCAATTACCGTCGTGGACGATATTCAACCTCGTTCTTTTGAGAAAGGTTTCAATGATTTGAATAAAGATTTGCAATGTTCTTGCGAGGAAACAGTTTTAGATCCTGGAAGTTATGGCTACAATCGGTATTCTTACTTCAGAAGTATATGGGAAAGGTCAAGTAATCTAAATACTCGCTTGCACTCAGGGACACGAATAACTGATGCTCACCCTCTTTTGAGCAACAAATCAACGGATCACCTCAACGTCATAAACATCGCCATCAGCTCCAGTCAGAATGATAACTATACCTATTTCCCGACAATTTGGGAGCGAAGACGAGATCTGGATGACCGATTTCGTAAACGCAAATCAAAGGTGGAGCCTCTTCTTGGTAATTCTACACCGGGTCATCTTGAAGTGGATATTGTTGGAGGACGAAACGAAAAAGCAGCATTTGAAAGAATTCTGTTACAAAAGGAAAGCACGCCTGATCTGATGTCTACGAGTACAATAAACAGTAGCTTGGTGGATGATCTTCCAGAGAGTTTGGTGTGA